The Triplophysa rosa unplaced genomic scaffold, Trosa_1v2 scaffold124_ERROPOS303670, whole genome shotgun sequence sequence atacatatatatatacactgtatatgtatatatatatatatatataaatacagtaNNNNNNNNNNNNNNNNNNNNNNNNNNNNNNNNNNNNNNNNNNNNNNNNNNNNNNNNNNNNNNNNNNNNNNNNNNNNNNNNNNNNNNNNNNNNNNNNNNNNNNNNNNNNNNNNNNNNNNNNNNNNNNNNNNNNNNNNNNNNNNNNNNNNNNNNNNNNNNNNNNNNNNNNNNNNNNNNNNNNNNNNNNNNNNNNNNNNNNNNNNNNNNNNNNNNNNNNNNNNNNNNNNNNNNNNNNNNNNNNNNNNNNNNNNNNNNNNNNNNNNNNNNNNNNNNNNNNNNNNNNNNNNNNNNNNNNNNNNNNNNNNNNNNNNNNNNNNNNNNNNNNNNNNNNNNNNNNNNNNNNNNNNNNNNNNNNNNNNNNNNNNNNNNNNNNNNNNNNNNNNNNNNNNNNNNNNNNNNNNNNNNNNNNNNNNNNNNNNNNNNNNNNNNNNNNNNNNNNNNNNNNNNNNNNNNNNNNNNNNNNNNNNNNNNNNNNNNNNNNNNNNNNNNNNNNNNNNNNNNNNNNNNNNNNNNNNNNNNNNNNNNNNNNNNNNNNNNNNNNNNNNNNNNNNNNNNNNNNNNNNNNNNNNNNNNNNNNNNNNNNNNNNNNNNNNNNNNNNNNNNNNNNNNNNNNNNNNNNNNNNNNNNNNNNNNNNNNNNNNNNNNNNNNNNNNNNNNNNNNNNNNNNNNNNNNNNNNNNNNNNNNNNNNNNNNNNNNNNNNNNNNNNNNNNNNNNNNNNNNNNNNNNNNNNNNNNNNNNNNNNNNNNNNNNNNNNNNNNNNNNNNNNNNNNNNNNNNNNNNNNNNNNNNNNNNNNNNNNNNNNNNNNNNNNNNNNNNNNNNNNNNNNNNNNNNNNNNNNNNNNNNNNNNNNNNNNNNNNNNNNNNNNNNNNNNNNNNNNNNNNNNNNNNNNNNNNNNNNNNNNNNNNNNNNNNNNNNNNNNNNNNNNNNNNNNNNNNNNNNNNNNNNNNNNNNNNNNNNNNNNNNNNNNNNNNNNNNNNNNNNNNNNNNNNNNNNNNNNNNNNNNNNNNNNNNNNNNNNNNNNNNNNNNNNNNNNNNNNNNNNNNNNNNNNNNNNNNNNNNNNNNNNNNNNNNNNNNNNNNNNNNNNNNNNNNNNNNNNNNNNNNNNactccatgccacgccgcattgctgcagtaattcaggcaaaaggagccccaactaagtattgagtgctgtacatgctcatacttttcatgttcatacttttcagttggccaagatttctaaaaatcctttctttgtattggtcttaagtaatattctaattttctgagatactgaatttgggattttcattagttgtcagttataatcatcaaattaaatgaaataaacatttgaaatatatcagtctgtgtgtaatgaatgaatataatatacaagtttcactttttgaatggaattagtgaaataaatcaactttttgatgatattctaattatatgaccagcacctgtacatatttaaacagtatctgaatatttcgttagctgttagcggttaagcgctaatttcttgttaggaaataatacatttgccagattccgtgtcattccgtgttgtacagcaaattctgtttttatgcctggattcctctattccgtccgcgttttccgcattgcggaaatcatagggctctatgtatgtcacgtgaggtatcggtctttggtatctgtgtgtcattacgagtacatgagcttggtatcgggccgataccggtatcggtgcatccctaatgttTATTGCTGATAACAAAGTATTATTTTTTAGGTAAATCAACAGTAATGCATTCCTGATGACATTCTTGTAAGGAGAGACCGGTTTGACTGAAAGTAAGGTGTGTTTTTGTTGCTTGCCTATACATGAGTTAACCGAATGTAGTAATTCTGCAAAGTCATGTCAgcaaattgaaatgaaataatatgatgatgatgaagtgaATAAATACTACACACTGTTCAAATATCTGTAAAAACAGGGCATGTGccgtcttaaagggatagttcacccaaaaatgaaaattctgtcatgatcaagttgatccaaacctgtataaattactttgttccggcGAACACGgaggaatatatttggaagaatgtttgcaattttcagttctgggacgtCATTCACTACCTTAGTAGGAAACATTCAAATGGTACTTAAGGGTGcaccagaacggtttgctttccgaaattcttcaaaatatctcattttgtgttcaccagaaaaacaaaaatttctactatggtagtgaatgatgtcccagaaatgaaaattgcgaacattctttcaaatatatttctctgttcaacaaaacatagaaatgtacaacgatttggaacaacttaagggtaagtaaatgacatttttgggtggggAAGGAATTTTCCATACTAATTTTTAGAGCTGCAGtgcattttattgttaacaGAAATTTACTTGCCGAAAATTACCAGCACATTTCTCTTTTTTGAAGGGCAGGtgtcctgtcactttaaaaaTAAGATGACTCACTTGGCCATGATCCGCCTCACATTACTGGCAAACAACGCAGGATCTTTCTTCTCTTCCTCTGATGGGGTGTATGTGGGGAGATACTAGACAGACAACATTTCATTTACTAATTCATAGCATAATATCATTCAAATATCAGTATTTCACAAAGCGCTCACCTCTATTTCTATGGAATTGTGTAACTGGCATAACGTCAGCCACAAAATCTCAAATCTGAAAGGAAAACATTGGGATTTTAGTTTCACGCGCatacgaatttcccccttttttcgtgtcagtcagaACGactttttttcgtgtcacccagcacgactttcaatctaacgTATTTTATATGCGATATCTTTCACGCGATCTGATGATCCCATTTCCTACTatctcattggtatgttttcttatgatttgacttttcccctgtgacgttaggtttaggggcggggttaggggagccATTTGTCGTTGTTTTGCCACCTTGTGAAACTCGCGTTTTTAGCTAAATTTGCCTTTgaggctgtgattttagggtttggggtgaagtaaggtgatggttagccacatcctaaaatGTGTACTACTAAATatacagtcatggccaaaattgttggcaccctgaaatttttccagaaaatcaagtatttctcacagaaaagtattgcattaacacatgttttgctatacacatgtttattccctttgtgtgtattggaacaaaacaaaaaaaaggagggaaaaaagcaaattttacataatgtcacacaaaactccaaaaatggcctggacaaaattattggcacccttaacTTAATATTTGGTTGCACACCCTTTGGAAAAAATAACTGAAATCAATCGCTTCCTATAACCATCAATAAACTTCTTACACCTCTCACCCGGAATTTTGGACCACTCTTCCTTTGCAAACTGCTCCAGGTCTCTCATATTGGAAGGGCGCCTTTTCCCAACAGCAATTTTAAGATCTCTCGACAGGTGTTCAATGGGATTTAGATCTGGACTCATTGCTGGCCACTTCAGAACTCTCCAGCGCTTTGTTGCCATCCATTTCTGGGTGCTTTTTGAAGTATGTTTGGGGTCATTGTCCTGCTGGAAGACCAACGATCTCGGACGCAAAcccagctttctgacactgggcccTACATTGCGACCCAATATTCTTTGGTAATCCCCAGATTTCATGATGCCTTGCACACAGTCAAGGCACCCAGTGCCAGAGGCAGCAAAACAACCCCAAAACATCTTTGAACCTCCACCATATTTGACTGTAGGTACTGTGTTCTTTTCTTTGTAGGCCTCATTCCGTTTTCGGTAAACAGTAGAATGATGTGCTTTACCAAAAAGCTCCATCTTGGTCTCATCTGTCCGCAAGACGTTTTCCCAGAAGGATTTTGgtttactcaagtacattttggcAAACTGTAATCTTGCTTTTTTATGTCTCTGTGTCAGCAGTGGGGTCCCCCTGGGTCTCCTGCCATagcgtttcatttcatttaaatgtcgACGGATAGTTCGCGCTGACACTgatgaagaacccaagcgcaggcaggcagtgaaggggttaacagatatatttattatacaaaaaacaaaaacagaacaaaaacacccacaatgggggaaaacagaacaaagaaatataaaacaaaagacttcccacgggggggcaaaatgaaaacaagaacaataaactaaactaaaggacacgaccaaacgtcttaaataatacaaggcacaaaactcacaaaccacgaacaggaacacgggtgagAGCAcgaacatgaacacaaacacaatgcaatatacgagcacaggacaaagaaacatgagggtatataaagggaagacaaacgagggataacgacatggggcaggtgtggttaatcaaacactcagggaaagatcacaaggaaacgagaggagcggggccaatgacaagacactggagagaacgtatattattgtcaaaaggacaataataagtttctctccacacataaccaaagaccttgtcatggctctgctacaggaccaagaaaaacatgactaaggaagcagagccatgacaccctGAGCCTGCAGGACAGCTTGAATTTCTTTGGAACTTGTTTGGGGCTGCTTATCCACCATCCGGACTATCCTGCGTTGCAACCTTTCATCAATTTTTCTCTTCCGTCCACGTCCAGGGAGATTAGCTACAGTGCCATGGGTTGCAAACTTCTTGATAATGTTGCGCACTGTGGACAAAGGAACATCTACTGTAGATCTCTGGAGATGGACTTGTAACCTTGAGATTGTTGATCTTTTTCCACAATTTTGGTTCTCAAGTCCTCAGACAGTTCTCTTCTACTCTTTCTGTTGTCCATGCTTAGTCTTtgcattgtgtgtctgtgtgtgccacACTAAGTAAACTTCTCTCCTTTTTATCTGCTTTCAGGTGTGATTTTTATATCACACCTGTTACTTGCCCCAGGTGAGTTTAAAGGAGCATCACATGCTTGAAACAATCTTATTTATCCACAATTTTgaaagggtgccaataattttgtccagcccatttttggagttttgtgtgacattgtcaaatttgcttttttcctcctttttttttgttttgttccaatacacacaaagggaataaacatgtgtatagcaaaacatgtgttaatgcaatacttttctgtgagaaatacttgattttctggaaaaatttcaggggtgccaacaattttggccatgactgtatatatagttagggccataaatatttggacagaggcacattttttgttattttagctgtgtattaatatgttttcgagttacagttttataatagatattgtcttaaagtgcacactctcagctttatttagagtgtattcacatccagattagctgaaggatttaggaattacagctctttaatatgaagcgcccccctttttcaagggaccaaaagtaattggacagttgaataaaaatctgttttattcacatgtatgggattttccttaaataattttgtcataaatgaagaatgttaaaggtctggagttgattctacatgtggtgtttgcatttggaagctgttgctgtgaacccacatcatggggttcagggagatctccatgcaagtgaaacagaccatagttagatttcaaaaacactacacatccgtcagaaagatgccaggaacattaagagcggccaaatcaacaatttgggacattctggggggaaaaaaacacaccgctgagctcagtaacaaaacaatcctaggtgtccatatgagatcaaagtggtggatgatgacattatcctctccatgatgaagaaaaacaccttcacaactTCCATACTAGCTACATATTAGctgtgtcattgtttatctggaaccgcttta is a genomic window containing:
- the wdr4 gene encoding tRNA (guanine-N(7)-)-methyltransferase non-catalytic subunit wdr4 isoform X1 translates to MFLCPVLVYCIVFVFMFVLSPVFLFVVCEFCALYYLRRLVVSFSLVYCSCFHFAPPWEVFCFIFLCSVFPHCGCFCSVFVFCIINISVNPFTACLRLGSSSVSARTIRRHLNEMKRYGRRPRGTPLLTQRHKKARLQFAKMYLSKPKSFWENVLRTDETKMELFGKAHHSTVYRKRNEAYKEKNTVPTVKYGGGSKMFWGCFAASGTGCLDCVQGIMKSGDYQRILGRNVGPSVRKLGLRPRSLVFQQDNDPKHTSKSTQKWMATKRWRVLKWPAMSPDLNPIEHLSRDLKIAVGKRRPSNMRDLEQFAKEEWSKIPGERCKKFIDGYRKRLISVIFSKGCATKY